Part of the Salinigranum rubrum genome is shown below.
GCGGTCGGCTTCGAGGCGCTCGCTCTCACTCGGTCGGAAGCGAGGCGTCGTGGTCCTCGTCCGTCAGCCGGGTGCGCGCCCACACGGCGAAGGCGGCGGCACCGAGGCCGTCGACGACGAGGTCGATGACCGTGTCGGTGGCGTAGTACGCCAGCGTCCACTCGACGTAGAAGTCCTTGAAGAGGTACTCGTACACCTCGAAGCCGGCGCCGATGGCGACGACGACGAGCGGGAGGACGACGACCTGCCGGGCGTCGAGGGGAACGAACCGGACGAGTGCGAGCCAGGCGGCGACGCCGAAGCCCGACAGCGAGTGGGTCAGGATGTCCCACCACCAGATGGCGGTGTACACCTCGTGGGCGAGGCCGCCGAAGTGCAGCGCACAGACGACGAGCGAGTACGCGACGAGCGCGACCGTAACGATGCCGAGAGAGGGCGAATCAGTGGTTGCGTATCGTGACGACATGGAGGGGGACCGTCCGGCGTGAGTCGGGGAGAGGAGGCCGCTGGACGTTATTCGTGACGACGAGACGTCACGTTAAATCCTTTGTGAACTCGTCCAGTCCACCGCGGTACGGCGTGCCCGTTGTACCAGCGGCGCCCTGGTCGGTGGACCGCCCCGCGAGACGCCCGCGGCGCGAGCGCGCGGAGCGTGACGGCCGGTTCGACTGCGGTCGCTCGCCGTCGACCGGTCAGCGCCGGCCGTGCAGTCGACGCACGAGAGATGCGACGACGACAAGCGCCGCCAGCACGGTCACCGGCGTGAACCCGGGGAACCGCGTGGACGTCGTCGGCCGGGGCGTGGTCGACGGTTCGGTTTCCGTCGCCGCCGACTCGGCCTCCGCGGACGACTCCGTCGTCGTCTCGTTCCCGGTGGTCGACCGTTCGGCGGTCGGCGTCGGCGTCGCAGCCGGTGTCTCCGTCTCAGTCGGCGGCGTCGTCGCAGTCGGTGTCTCCGTCTCAGTCGGCGTCGCAGTCGGTGTCTCCGTCTCAGTCGGCGGCGTCGTCGCAGTCGGTGTCTCCGTCTCGGTCGGCGTCGTCGCGGACGCGTCCGACGGGGCGACCGCGAACACGGAGAAGCCCGGTACGTCGCCGGACTCGAACCGCCCGTCGCCGCGGTAGACGGTCTCGTACGACACCCACTCCCCGTCGTGGTACCGGTAGAGTCTGACGTCGTTCGGGTCGGCGTCCGCCGCGTCGAGTCGCGACTGCGAGACGCGGAAGCGGAAGTCGACCTCCCGGATGTCCTCGTCCGCGAGTCCCTCGGCCTCGACGCGGAGGTACGCGAACGTCCCGGTGAGTTCCGGCGCGTCGTCCGTCGTCGCCTCCGACGCGGCGACCCGGAGGGACGCCCGCTCGTCGCCCCGGACGAGCATCAGTTCCTGCCCCGTCACGGTGACACCGCTGGCCGACACCCCGTCGCCGAAGTCGACCTCGTACCGGTGGTTCGCGCGCAGTTCCGACAGGCCGACGACCGCGTCACCGTCGCGCATCTGGGGGGTGGAGACGGAACCGTCGGCGTCGGTGCCCCCGTCCGTGACGTCGGTGACGCTCTCGCCGTCGTTTCCGCCCTCGTCCGCCTCGTCACCCGTCGCGACGGACGCCAGCGTCTCGTCGGTGAGCGAGGCGCGTCGGCTGTCGTTCGCGGTGTCCACGCCGTAGCGCGGCGTGCCCGCTCCGAACGCGTCGACGGGGACCGTGAAGTTCACCCGCGTCGTCGTCCCGGGGTCGAGGGTGAGCGACTCGTTCTCGAACGCGTCGTCCTCCAGCCTTCCGTCACCGTCCCGGTCGAGTCTGAGGTCGGCAGTCTGCGTCCCCGCTGTCGAGCCGTGGTTCGTGACCCGGGCAGTGACCCGGACGGCCTCGGGCTTGGACGCCGCAGCCGACGCCGACAGCGCCGCCACCGAGAAGTTCGCCGGCGAACCGGCCGTGCCGAACTGCGCGTCGTACCGCCGTTCGATCGTCAGCCGGCTGTCGCGGCTAAGGACGGCGTAGTCCACCCCGTACGCCGCACGCGACAGTTCCTCGCGGGTGCGGACCGCATCCGGTCGCAGGCCCGCGAACGGCTGGCGGTCGTACAGTTCCTCGACCTGTCCGGCCGTCTCCGTGCTCAACTCGGTCGCGTTCAGGCCGTACTTCGCCTGCGCGATGTCGTCGCGCGTGTACGGGGCGTCCCCGTCCTCCCCGAACTGCGCGTCGTACGCCGACTGCACGCCGACGGTCTCGGAGCGGTTCAGCCCGTCGAACGACTGGGCGTGCCGCTCCCGTGAGAGTTCCTCGCGGGTCCGCAACTCGTCGGGCGCGGTCGCGGTGGGGTACGGCTGACGGAGGTACAGTTCCTCGATTTCCCGCGCCGACTCGGTGCTGAGGGTATCGAAGTCGTAGCCGTACGTCGCCTGGGCGACCTCGTCGCGCGTGTACGTCGGGGCGTCGGCGGGCGTCACGGTGACGCCGACCGTATCGGTCGCGCTCGCACCACCGGGGTCAGTGGCCGTCACCTCGAAGGTGAGGCGGACGGGTGAGTCGACGGACGGTGCGGTGAACGACGCGGTGTCCGTGTCGGCTCCGACGAGCGCGACGCTCGCACCGCCGACCTGTCGCCAGGTGTACGAGAGCGTGTCGCCGTTCGGGTCGGTCGACCCGCCCGCGTCGAGTTCGACGCTCGCCGCCGCCTCGACGCGCCTGTCGCTCCCGGCGTCGGCCGTCGGCGGGTCGTTCGTCGGGACCACGGTGATGGTGACGGTGGCGGTGTCGCTCCCTCCGTCACCGTCTCGTGCAGTCACCTCGAACGTCAGCGTGGTCTTCGATTCGACCGTGGGAGCGGTGACGTTCGGCGACGTCGCGTAGCGGTTCGAGAGGGTGACCGGCGGTCCGCCGGCCTGTGTCCAGGTGTGCGTGACGACGTCGCCGTCGGGGTCCGTCGACCCGCTCGCGTCGAGTCGAACCGTCGTCCCCTCGTCGACGGTCCGGTCGTCGCCGGCGTCGGCCGTCGGCGGACTGTTCGCCGAGTCGGTCGCTGCCGTCGAGGGCGGCACCACACCGAGACCGGCCCCGACTGTCGCGATGATGACCGCGATGACGACCACAGCCGTGACAGTTCGTGTCATTTTCTCCTTCGAGATATATTCAGTTATACGGACTAATTGCTAAGTGGCAGTTTACCGTCGAGCATCGCGGTTAATCGCCGTTTTATCGGGCCGAACGACCGTCGGGCCGGGCCGATAGTCGAAGAGACGGGTCCGCCGACCGCCGACGAGAGGAACC
Proteins encoded:
- a CDS encoding PKD domain-containing protein encodes the protein MTRTVTAVVVIAVIIATVGAGLGVVPPSTAATDSANSPPTADAGDDRTVDEGTTVRLDASGSTDPDGDVVTHTWTQAGGPPVTLSNRYATSPNVTAPTVESKTTLTFEVTARDGDGGSDTATVTITVVPTNDPPTADAGSDRRVEAAASVELDAGGSTDPNGDTLSYTWRQVGGASVALVGADTDTASFTAPSVDSPVRLTFEVTATDPGGASATDTVGVTVTPADAPTYTRDEVAQATYGYDFDTLSTESAREIEELYLRQPYPTATAPDELRTREELSRERHAQSFDGLNRSETVGVQSAYDAQFGEDGDAPYTRDDIAQAKYGLNATELSTETAGQVEELYDRQPFAGLRPDAVRTREELSRAAYGVDYAVLSRDSRLTIERRYDAQFGTAGSPANFSVAALSASAAASKPEAVRVTARVTNHGSTAGTQTADLRLDRDGDGRLEDDAFENESLTLDPGTTTRVNFTVPVDAFGAGTPRYGVDTANDSRRASLTDETLASVATGDEADEGGNDGESVTDVTDGGTDADGSVSTPQMRDGDAVVGLSELRANHRYEVDFGDGVSASGVTVTGQELMLVRGDERASLRVAASEATTDDAPELTGTFAYLRVEAEGLADEDIREVDFRFRVSQSRLDAADADPNDVRLYRYHDGEWVSYETVYRGDGRFESGDVPGFSVFAVAPSDASATTPTETETPTATTPPTETETPTATPTETETPTATTPPTETETPAATPTPTAERSTTGNETTTESSAEAESAATETEPSTTPRPTTSTRFPGFTPVTVLAALVVVASLVRRLHGRR